The Deinococcus sp. Leaf326 DNA window CCTCCTGAAAAAGTACGGCTACGCCTCGGCCCCCAAGACCTGGGCCGAGCTGACCGCGATGGCGCAAAAAGTCCAGGCGGGCGAGCGCAAGACCAACGCCCAGTTCGCGGGCTACGTGTGGCAGGGCAAGAACTACGAAGGCCTGACCTGCGACGCGCTGGAATGGATCTCGTCCTTCGGCGGCGGGGCCATCGTGGACGCGGGCGGCAAGGTGACCATCGACAACGCCAAAGCCGCGGCGGCGCTGGACATGGCGGCGAGCTGGATCAACACCATCAGCCCCAAGGGCGTGACCACCTACGGCGAGGAAGAGGCGCGCGGCATCTTCCAGTCGGGCAACGCGCTGTTCATGCGCAACTGGCCCTACGCCTGGGCCAACGGTCAGAGCGACGACAGCAAGGTCAAGGGCAAGATCGCCGTGGCGCCGCTGCCCAGTGGCGGGGGCAAGGCGGCGGCGGCCCTGGGCGGCTGGAACATGGGCGTGAACCTGTACTCCAAGAACCAGGAGGCGGCCATCAGCCTCATCCGGTACATGACCGGCCCCGCCGAGCAGAAGATCCGCGCCGTCGAGGGCAGCTACAACCCCACCATCCAGACGCTGTACCGCGACAAGGACATCATCGCCAAAAACCCCTTCATGGGCCAACTCGAAAGCGTGTTCACGGGCGCGGTCGCCCGGCCTTCGGGCCCGACCAAGGCCAAGTACAACCAGGTGTCGCAGGCCTTCGCCAACAGCGTGACCTCGGTCCTGACCGGCAAGGTCAAAGGGCAGGCGGCGGTGTCCAAGCTCGCCGCCGACCTCTCGCGGATCAAGGGGCGCGGCTGGTGACACCGGCCCCGGCATGGGGGCTGGGCGGTCTTCAGGGGGCGTTGAGGCGCGGCACACCCGCCCGCCCCCGCACCCCGGCTAGGCTGCCCCCATGACTGGAACCGGACACAAGAGCGACGAGCAACTCGACGTGCGCGAGGGCGAGCGCGGCACCGACTCGGAGAGCGCCACGAAGTACCCCGGCCAGGTGGGGCGCGGAGGCGTGGTGCAGGACAGTCCCGGCGTCAACGGGATCAACATGGAGCCGGATCAGGGCCTGGTGGACGCCGAAGGCAACTACACCGACATCGAAGACGGCGCGACGGCCAGCGAGCGTGACGACTGAACCGTACAAGAAAAGAAGTGCCCCGCCAGAGTGTCCCGGCGGGGAGCTTCATTGCAGAGCTGGCTTCAGCGCACGCCCACGAGTTCCACGTCGAAGATCAGCGTGGCGTTGGGAGGAATAACGCCGGGAATGCCCTGGGGGCCGTAGGCAAGGTGGCCAGGGATGGTCAGGCGGGCCTTGTCGCCCACATGCATGCCGGCGATGCCCTGGTCCCAGCCGGGGATGACGTACCCGACGCCGAGCGGAAACTCGATGGGCTCGCCCCGGTCGCGGCTCGAATCGAACTTCGTGCCGTTTTCCAGCGTGCCGGTGTAGTGCACGCTCACGGTCTTGCCCTTTTCGGCCACCGGGCCGTTGCCCTCGTGGTACTTGTCGATCTGTAGTTCGGACTGGGTCATAGGAGCTCAGCCTAAACCACCCTTCCCCAATGTCCCGTCCCGGCTAAAGCGGGTATAAAGGAACGTCAGGCACAGTCTCACCCCCTGGTTAAAGGGTGGGTAAGCTGCGAGCCATCCGTCCCATCTGGTGGCGCCTACACTGAACCACATGAAGGGCCTGCGTGAGTTCATCGACTGGCTGCGTGAGACGCTGCAAGGCGCGCCTCAACCCAAGCCGGTGCCCATCCCCGTGCGCGTGCGTGACCGCCGCTGACGGCTCCTTCCCCACCCGTGTCCGGCCCCACTTCCTGGTGAGGGCCGTTTTTATGGGCCTGGTGGAGGACGGCAGGACAGACCGCGCCGCAAAAAGGGCGAGGGAGACGCGCTATGCTGCGGGACGTGCCGCATCCGGGCGAAGACCTGACTTCTCAGACTGATTATGGAATGGACGAACTGCGCCCCCTGATCGCCGACCGGCCGCTGCCGGAACGCCAGAAGATCGAGGAGGCTTTCGAGTTCGCGCGCGACGCGCACGCGGGCGTCAACCGCAAGAGCGGCGAGCCGTACATCACGCATCCGGTGGCGGTCGCGGTCATCTTGGCGAAGCTCGGCATGGACAGCGACTCGCTCATGGCGGGGCTGCTGCACGACACGGTCGAGGACGTCGAGGCCGTCACCTTCGCGGGGATCGAGAGCCTGTTCGGTCATGACGTGCGGCGCATCGTCGAGGGCGAGACCAAGGTCAGCAAGCTCTCCAAGCAGGGCAGTCAGGCCGCGCAGGTCAGCGATACCGGGCGCGACGTGCAGGCCGAGAACCTGCGCCAGATGCTCGTCGCCATGACGGCCGACATCCGCATCATCGTGGTCAAGCTCGCCGACCGCCTGCACAACATGCGCACCCTGGGCAGCATGAAGCCCGAGAAGCAGGCGCGTATCGCCCGCGAGACGATGGAGATCTTCGCGCCGCTCGCGCACCGCCTCGGGATCGGGCAGATCAAGTGGGAACTCGAGGACCTCAGTTTCCGGTATCTCAATCCCGACGCCTACGAGTACCTGTCCACGCGGCTGCGCACCCGTCAGGACGAGCGTGAGGCGTTGATCGCCGAGGCGGTCGCGCAGCTGAGTGCGGGTCTGGACGACGACCTCGAACTGCACGAGTGGGTGTCGGACATCGACATCTCGGGGCGCAGCAAGCACCTCTGGAGCATCCACAGCAAGATGCAGAAGGAGGGCAAGGGCCTGGAGCAGATTTTCGACCTGCTCGCCATCCGGGTGATCCTGCGCCCGCGCGACCTGACCGTACCGCCCGGCACCGACGAGAAGCGGCGCGAACGGGCCGAGGAGACGCGCGAGAAACGCATCTGCTACCACACGGTCAGCGTGGTGCACAGCATGTGGACGCCGCTGCCGGGCCGTTTCAAGGACTACGTCGCGGTGCCCAAACCCAACGGCTACCAGAGCCTGCATACGACCGTCATCAGCCAGAGCGGGCAGCCCATCGAGGTGCAGATCCGCTCGCTGCGGATGCACGAGGTCGCCGAGTACGGCGTGGCCGCCCACTGGATGTACAAGCAGGGCGCCGGGCTGGCCCAGAAGGACCGCGAGAGCTGGCTCGCGCAGATGCGCGAACTGCAAAACGAGATCAACGACGCCTCGGACTACCTCGACGCGGTCAAGAGCGACATCCTCTCGCAGCGGGTGCGCGTCTTCACCCCCAAGGGACTGGCCGTGTCGCTGCCCGCCGGCAGCACTCCGGTGGATTTCGCCTACCACATCCACAGTCGCATCGGCGAGACGACCGTGGGCGCGCGGGTCAACGGGAGCATCGTGCCGCTGGCGCATCACCTGGGCAACGGCGACATGGTCGAGATCGTGACGAGCAAGAATGGCCGGCCCAGCAAGGACTGGCTGAATTTTGCCGTGACGCGCAGCGCCCGCGCCAAGATCCGTCATCACTTCCGCACCGAGGAGCGCGAGGCAGCCCTGGAGCGCGGCCATGAACTGCTCGAGCGCTACCTGCGCAAGCGGCAGCTGCCGGTGCGCCAGCTCATGCGCACCAAGCTCCTCGAGGACGCGACCAACCGCCTGCTGGGCTCGCGCAACCCCGACGACCTGTACCTTGCCCTGCACGCCGGCAAGTTGACCCCCAGCGTGGTCGGCCGAGTGCTCGCGCCCTCGCTGGCGCAGGAGCAGGCCTCGCCTCTGCCGAGCCGCCGCGCCCCGGTGCCGCGCGCCCCCGAGCCGGGCGGGGTCTACGTCGAGGGCTTTACGACCTCGACCAAGCTCAGCCACTGCTGCAAGCCGATCCGCGGGGACCAGATCATGGGCTACCTCACGCGCGGGCGTGGGGTGAGCATCCACCGCATCGACTGCCCCAACATGATCCGGCTGCTCGCCGAGGAACCCGAGCGCTGCGTGGCGGCCTCCTGGGAAGCGGGGATGGCGGGCACCACCATCGTCGAGCTCGACGTGGTTGCGCCGGACCGCCGGGGTCTGTTGGCCGACGTGCTGAGCGTGTTGACCCAGCAGAAGGTCAGTCCCCTGAAGGTCGAGGCGGGGGTGCGCGCCGACGACACGGCCCACATCGAGCTGCGCCTGGCCGTGTCGGGCAACACCGAGCTCGAGACCATCCGCGGCGCGCTGGCCGGCGTCGAGGGCGTCAGCGCCGTGGTGCGGCTGGGCCGGGGCAAGAGGACGGGCGGCTAGGGTCATGCCGATCCTGTATCCCGATCTGGGCGACCTGCTGCGGCTTCACCCGCAGTTCAACGCCGGTACGGTGGCCGAGGCGCTGCGGGCCGCGGGACTACGCGAACTGTGGTGGGCGAGCAGCGACGACGCCGACCATCCCCTGCGGGACGCGCTGCCCGCCGCCGGGATCACCCTGCGCGGCGAGGGCGAACTGGCCCCCGACTGGCGCTGGGCCGACACCGAACGCGCTCAGCTCGAGGCCTTTCTGTCCCAGTATCCCCAGGGGCGCGAACGCCTGCGCGCGGCCGGCGCGGCCGAGGCGGCCTTGAGCGCGCTCCTGAGCCTGCCCCTGACCCCCGAGCGGGTGCTCTCTCCCGAGATGCTCGCCGGGGTCCGGGCCTACCACGAGGCCACCCGCGCCGCGCTGGACGAGGGACCGGGTACCCGCTGGCAGGCTCGCCGCCTGGGCGAGCTGGCCGCGCGCCTGGGCAGCCTGGAAGGCGCCGTCCTCGTGCCCCTCGACGACCTGCCGGGTCTGCTGGAGCACCTGCCCACAGCGGCGCTGCCCGATCTGGGGTCCCTGGTGCCCGGCGAGACCAGCCGCCTACGCGCCCTGGCCGACCGTGCGTGGCAGCTGCGGGAGGACGACGACCTGCCGGCCCTGTTCGCGGCCCTGACCCGTGAGGCCGGAGACGCTGTGACCCCGCTGGCCGAACTGCGCGCGGCGGCCGGAGGGCTGGCCCTGGCGGCCGGAGAACTGAGCGAGGCCCGGATGCAGCTTGAGGCGGCCGCTCACGCCCTGCGGGGAGACGAACCGCGCAGCCTCCCCGGGCTGGTGCTGGTCCGCCTGGGGCAGGTGCGTGACGCGCAGGGGGACCGTGACCTCGCGCTGCGGACCTACCGCGCGGTGCTGGCCCTGACCTACGCCCCCGAGGTGGCCCTGGAGACGGCCCGCAGCGGCCTGGACACGCCGTTCGGCCTCGGAGAGTAGTTCCCCCGCCCTCACACCCGCCGGATGAGGCCCGCGCGCACGTCCAGCCGCTCGGCGTGCAGCAGGTGCGGCTCACCCAGGCCCATCAGGTCCAGGCCCAGGGGTGCGGCCAGGGTGTTCTCGCGGATCACGGCGCGGGCGCGCCGCAGGGGCCAGGGCCGGTGCGTGATGGGCCCCCGGTAGATCCGGCCCTGCCGGTCGGCGCTGTACAGGAACAGGCGGTGGGTCAGGAAGTCTTCGAGACTGCCGTCGGGCGCGGTGAATTCTTCGCCCTCCGGCCGGTACGCAGCGGCGAAGCGCAGCGGTGGTTGGCCCCGGTGGGTCCGCAGGCCGGCGTAGCGTGTGACGCCCCGCTCGCGGCTGGCCCACAGCCGGGCGTCGAAGTACGGTAGATGAAAGAGGCTCCGCGCCAGCCGCACGCCCAGCGGCTGAGCGGCGTCGAGGCTGTAGAACCACACGCCCGGCACGCCGCCAACGGTCACGTAGGTCCGCAGGTTCAGCTCGGCGAAGTCGCTCAGGCCTGGCACGCTCGGCAGCCCGCGTGGAGCCACACCCGTCATGCGGAAGGGCACCACGCCCAGCCACGCCTGCCCGCCGTAGGTGTCGAGTTCCAGACCTCGCGGCAGCCCCGGGGTCAGCAAATGCGGCGCGACCGGCCAGTGCATGAAACACAGGTCGCGCCACACCATGCGCAGGGCCCAGCCGGGCAGGTCGGGTCCGGTGGCGGGGGCAACGGTCATGTCCGGCAGGCTAATGCGCCCACTCCAAGCGGGCCGGGCTCCCCAGGGTCCTCTCAAGATGGCCTGAAGGTCAGCTCAAGGCGACTTGGTATGCCGGCCCTCACTTCTGCCGGCGACCGACCTTCTAGCCTGCGGGTGTACAGGCGTGGCCTGGACGGCGCGACACAAGGAGACGACATGCCCCTCACCAACGATCAGGCCGTGGACCACCTTCAGAAGCTGCTGGGCACCGTGCGCGACGGCGAGACCGGTTTCCGGGAGGCGGCCGATCATGCCGAGTCGGCTTCTCTCAAGACGCTATTTCAGGGCCGCTCAGCGCAGCGGGCCAAGCTCGCCACCGAACTGGAGACCAAGATCAGCGAACTGGGCGGCCAGCCCCGCGAACGCGGCAGTGTTGGCGCGGCCCTGCACCGCACCTGGCTGGGCGTGCGCGACGCCGTGACTGGCCGCGACGACTACGCCGTGGTGGCCGAAGCTGAACGCGGCGAAGACGTGGCTATCGGCAACTACCAGGACGCCCTGAACGAGGCCGACCTGCCTGCTGATCTGCGCAGCTTCGTGCAGAGCCAGTACGATCAGGTCAAGAGCAGCCACGACGAGATCCGTGACCTCAAGCACCGTATGGAAGCCGACAAGAAGTAAGGTCTGGTTCTAGCGGTCGTCAGCAGTACAGAAGAGGCCCATCCGATGATGGGCCTCTTGCTGCCGAGGAGACTCAGCCGCGCCGGCGCC harbors:
- a CDS encoding YqjF family protein, encoding MTVAPATGPDLPGWALRMVWRDLCFMHWPVAPHLLTPGLPRGLELDTYGGQAWLGVVPFRMTGVAPRGLPSVPGLSDFAELNLRTYVTVGGVPGVWFYSLDAAQPLGVRLARSLFHLPYFDARLWASRERGVTRYAGLRTHRGQPPLRFAAAYRPEGEEFTAPDGSLEDFLTHRLFLYSADRQGRIYRGPITHRPWPLRRARAVIRENTLAAPLGLDLMGLGEPHLLHAERLDVRAGLIRRV
- a CDS encoding PA2169 family four-helix-bundle protein, which produces MPLTNDQAVDHLQKLLGTVRDGETGFREAADHAESASLKTLFQGRSAQRAKLATELETKISELGGQPRERGSVGAALHRTWLGVRDAVTGRDDYAVVAEAERGEDVAIGNYQDALNEADLPADLRSFVQSQYDQVKSSHDEIRDLKHRMEADKK
- a CDS encoding ABC transporter substrate-binding protein, with product MRNALVGLGLGLLLGSASWGSAVTLTVDCGAGSGYELCQQGVNRWARQTSNSAKFFESPNNSGDHLGVIQQQLAAKSSDIDVYLLDIVWPGLLVDQLVNLTGKVPAAEVNRHFRGIVDANTVDGKLVSLPWFTDAGLLYYRTDLLKKYGYASAPKTWAELTAMAQKVQAGERKTNAQFAGYVWQGKNYEGLTCDALEWISSFGGGAIVDAGGKVTIDNAKAAAALDMAASWINTISPKGVTTYGEEEARGIFQSGNALFMRNWPYAWANGQSDDSKVKGKIAVAPLPSGGGKAAAALGGWNMGVNLYSKNQEAAISLIRYMTGPAEQKIRAVEGSYNPTIQTLYRDKDIIAKNPFMGQLESVFTGAVARPSGPTKAKYNQVSQAFANSVTSVLTGKVKGQAAVSKLAADLSRIKGRGW
- a CDS encoding bifunctional (p)ppGpp synthetase/guanosine-3',5'-bis(diphosphate) 3'-pyrophosphohydrolase, which produces MDELRPLIADRPLPERQKIEEAFEFARDAHAGVNRKSGEPYITHPVAVAVILAKLGMDSDSLMAGLLHDTVEDVEAVTFAGIESLFGHDVRRIVEGETKVSKLSKQGSQAAQVSDTGRDVQAENLRQMLVAMTADIRIIVVKLADRLHNMRTLGSMKPEKQARIARETMEIFAPLAHRLGIGQIKWELEDLSFRYLNPDAYEYLSTRLRTRQDEREALIAEAVAQLSAGLDDDLELHEWVSDIDISGRSKHLWSIHSKMQKEGKGLEQIFDLLAIRVILRPRDLTVPPGTDEKRRERAEETREKRICYHTVSVVHSMWTPLPGRFKDYVAVPKPNGYQSLHTTVISQSGQPIEVQIRSLRMHEVAEYGVAAHWMYKQGAGLAQKDRESWLAQMRELQNEINDASDYLDAVKSDILSQRVRVFTPKGLAVSLPAGSTPVDFAYHIHSRIGETTVGARVNGSIVPLAHHLGNGDMVEIVTSKNGRPSKDWLNFAVTRSARAKIRHHFRTEEREAALERGHELLERYLRKRQLPVRQLMRTKLLEDATNRLLGSRNPDDLYLALHAGKLTPSVVGRVLAPSLAQEQASPLPSRRAPVPRAPEPGGVYVEGFTTSTKLSHCCKPIRGDQIMGYLTRGRGVSIHRIDCPNMIRLLAEEPERCVAASWEAGMAGTTIVELDVVAPDRRGLLADVLSVLTQQKVSPLKVEAGVRADDTAHIELRLAVSGNTELETIRGALAGVEGVSAVVRLGRGKRTGG
- a CDS encoding FKBP-type peptidyl-prolyl cis-trans isomerase encodes the protein MTQSELQIDKYHEGNGPVAEKGKTVSVHYTGTLENGTKFDSSRDRGEPIEFPLGVGYVIPGWDQGIAGMHVGDKARLTIPGHLAYGPQGIPGVIPPNATLIFDVELVGVR